A part of Drosophila bipectinata strain 14024-0381.07 chromosome 3L, DbipHiC1v2, whole genome shotgun sequence genomic DNA contains:
- the LOC108122885 gene encoding uncharacterized protein yields the protein MTCNLLLTMLLLLASPATSFNDCEFLLEGGDPFTLVCKAQVSAELKQSFRDRWIKANTPYWIWMRHRPVSQMLISFHHSAISPCENVTLSLNCLHCYQSDTPGEHIEADRIHCHDGRFAYIVALQKTCGMNIECDIEHIALYYAKRGPPESSGAAQTVPWGMGWLWDSWMWPE from the coding sequence ATGACTTGCAATCTGCTACTGACTATGCTGTTGCTCCTGGCCTCCCCCGCGACATCTTTCAACGACTGCGAGTTTCTGCTGGAGGGCGGGGATCCGTTTACACTGGTCTGTAAGGCTCAAGTAAGTGCCGAACTGAAACAGAGCTTCCGGGACAGGTGGATCAAGGCAAACACGCCGTACTGGATCTGGATGAGACATCGACCAGTGTCCCAAATGCTTATATCCTTCCACCATTCGGCCATCTCGCCGTGCGAAAATGTCACCCTCAGCCTAAACTGCCTGCACTGCTACCAGAGCGACACTCCTGGGGAACACATAGAAGCTGATAGAATCCACTGCCATGATGGTAGATTCGCCTACATCGTGGCCCTTCAAAAGACCTGCGGTATGAATATTGAGTGCGATATCGAACATATTGCCCTTTACTATGCAAAGCGGGGTCCGCCGGAGTCATCGGGAGCCGCCCAAACAGTTCCCTGGGGGATGGGTTGGCTCTGGGACAGCTGGATGTGGCCTGAGTAA
- the LOC108122886 gene encoding uncharacterized protein, with amino-acid sequence MPVRLSSARSLNIKWIDCPPLHPPQHPRHALRSLRPPSSPNPKNSKNQNSSLLPIPLPLLLLLLLLLGPVPALGASENCSFIEGHILQFVCQSTYKKETRLQHKDRIPAIGAPYAIWKRTDTEDVSYILISFYESPLFRCYSVVMSEGKFYCDGRNYEEPLTRPIQLHCLNFPFHYSTELFDRCSKTHRDESSQPISVAIMYMQENIKRTNGAGPRLACSVAALLLVYVIVPRLFGILLSE; translated from the coding sequence ATGCCAGTGCGCCTCTCAAGCGCACGAAGTCTGAATATCAAGTGGATCGACTGCCCGCCGCTCCATCCTCCTCAGCACCCTCGGCATGCTCTGCGTTCGCTCCGCCCGCCTTCATCCCCGAACCCGAAAAACAGTAAGAACCAGAATTCGTCTTTGCTCCCGATTCCACTCccattgttgctgctgcttctgctcctgCTCGGACCGGTGCCGGCCCTGGGGGCATCCGAGAACTGCTCCTTTATCGAGGGTCACATCCTCCAGTTCGTCTGCCAGAGCACgtataaaaaagaaacccgCCTGCAGCACAAGGATCGTATCCCAGCCATCGGTGCTCCGTACGCCATTTGGAAGCGGACGGACACCGAGGACGTCTCCTATATCCTCATCTCCTTCTACGAGTCGCCGCTCTTTCGCTGCTACAGTGTGGTCATGAGTGAGGGCAAGTTCTACTGTGACGGCCGCAACTACGAGGAACCCCTAACGCGACCCATCCAGCTGCACTGTCTCAACTTTCCCTTTCACTACTCCACTGAGCTCTTCGACCGATGCAGCAAGACCCATCGTGACGAGAGCTCGCAGCCCATCTCGGTGGCCATCATGTACATGCAGGAGAACATCAAGCGGACGAATGGAGCGGGACCTCGTCTGGCGTGCTCTGTGGCAGCTCTTTTGCTTGTTTATGTGATCGTTCCGCGACTTTTTGGTATTTTACTATCTGAATAA
- the LOC108122895 gene encoding uncharacterized protein, protein MLQGWILVVLITFVSWSVVSALKFRSTGNCSFVKHVSLKIVCKGFVSKEIHELYRDHRAPESSNFSIWQGSEEDSEIFLASFHSPLAEFMTIKIMTNAVYPDQHSFLVEGQSGPLNLKIAQSTIHCFDFSLRYPMELKRLCLGQARETSGNEVAKKPILHYGAFDVQKATSNEASRTIKLRVPVMVATFTLIFYLLKLMY, encoded by the coding sequence ATGCTCCAGGGGTGGATACTCGTTGTCTTAATCACTTTTGTTTCGTGGTCGGTTGTGTCGGCATTGAAATTTCGGAGCACTGGAAATTGCTCCTTTGTCAAACATGTGTCGTTGAAGATCGTTTGCAAAGGCTTCGTGTCTAAGGAGATACATGAGCTTTATCGAGACCACCGGGCCCCCGAGAGTTCGAACTTCAGTATTTGGCAAGGATCTGAAGAGGACAGCGAGATCTTCTTAGCTTCTTTCCACTCTCCCCTGGCGGAGTTTATGACCATCAAGATCATGACAAACGCCGTTTACCCTGACCAGCACTCATTTTTAGTAGAGGGACAGAGCGGGCCGCTTAACCTGAAAATCGCACAGTCCACTATTCACTGTTTCGACTTCAGCCTGCGCTACCCCATGGAACTCAAGAGGCTGTGTCTTGGTCAGGCCAGGGAGACTAGTGGAAATGAAGTAGCCAAGAAGCCTATCCTTCACTACGGCGCCTTTGATGTCCAGAAAGCCACATCGAATGAAGCATCAAGGACGATAAAACTTCGAGTTCCAGTAATGGTTGCCACTTTCACTTTAATATTCTATCTTTTGAAATTGATGTATTGA